From a single Solanum dulcamara chromosome 4, daSolDulc1.2, whole genome shotgun sequence genomic region:
- the LOC129884836 gene encoding short-chain dehydrogenase reductase 3b-like, with protein sequence MANKLRLEGKVAIITGAASGIGEASARLFVQHGACVIVTDIQDELGLQVVASIGTDKATYRHCDVTDEKQVEDTVAYAVEKYGTLDVMFSNVGTLHFCSVLDMNVTVFDETMVINARGSALAVKHAARVMVAKKIRGSIICTASLEGILAGAASLAYVASKHAVVGIVKAAARELGPHGIRVNGVSPYGIATPLVCKAYGLDMAPLEAAICGNAHLKGVTLSTMHVAQAALFLASDESAYISGQNLAVDGGLSSILKLE encoded by the exons ATGGCAAATAAGCTCag GTTGGAGGGTAAAGTGGCTATAATTACGGGTGCTGCAAGTGGCATTGGTGAAGCAAGTGCAAGATTATTCGTCCAACATGGTGCTTGTGTGATCGTCACTGATATTCAAGATGAACTCGGTCTACAAGTAGTGGCGTCCATCGGAACAGACAAGGCCACCTACCGTCACTGCGACGTCACAGACGAGAAACAAGTAGAGGATACCGTAGCCTACGCGGTCGAGAAATATGGTACTCTCGACGTCATGTTTAGTAATGTCGGGACGTTGCACTTTTGCAGCGTCCTCGACATGAACGTGACGGTCTTCGATGAGACCATGGTCATCAATGCTCGAGGATCCGCTTTAGCCGTTAAGCATGCGGCTAGAGTCATGGTTGCTAAGAAAATCCGCGGATCCATTATATGCACCGCGAGTTTAGAGGGTATCCTAGCGGGGGCTGCTTCCTTAGCCTACGTAGCGTCAAAGCATGCAGTCGTAGGCATTGTGAAAGCGGCGGCACGTGAGCTAGGTCCGCACGGGATCAGGGTGAATGGGGTGTCGCCTTATGGCATAGCGACGCCCCTGGTGTGCAAAGCCTACGGGTTGGACATGGCTCCACTGGAAGCAGCAATATGTGGAAATGCTCACTTGAAAGGTGTTACGTTGAGCACGATGCATGTAGCACAAGCAGCACTTTTCTTGGCGTCCGATGAATCCGCTTACATAAGTGGTCAAAATTTGGCTGTTGATGGTGGTCTTAGTTCTATTTTGAAGTTAGAATAA